The nucleotide window AACTTTGTGGCCAGGTACCAGGAGGAAAGTTTCGCCGGCCTGTCCAACAGCAAGGTGAACTTCCGCTTCCTTAACCTCAGTCCCAATGTAGGTCCGGTAGACCTGTACATCAACAAGAAAAAGGTTGCCAGCAATCAGGCATTCGCGCCAAGCGCCCCCTGGAATGCTGATGATCCGTATAGTGGTATGGTGGAATATTATGTTACCCTGCCCGGAGAAACCACTCCGTTGGTAAAAGGTACTTCCCGCCAGGATGCCGGCGCTACACAAGTACCTTTCCAGGCCGGATATGCTTATACCATTTACCTGGCCGGCGCCAAAGACAGCACCGGTGACAACAAACTGCAGCTGTATTATCTGTCACATACTTCCAGCTACTAACATTTTCATACCATAAAACAGAAAGGCAAAGGAGCGAAGACCCGGGTGGTCTTCGCTCCTTTGTTTGATCCCTGGCCATTTTCCTGTCCCCCGCACTCCTCCATGACTTTACGGGAACACTGTTACTGCTTTTCTAGTTTTTTTATGTAGGTTTGTTGCGGTCAATCCAATGATTAGATATGAATCAATTAGCAGAAAGGCTGTCACGGATTTCCGAGCCGCAAACAATTAAAATGGCCAAATTAGGCCGAGAGCTGAAAGCACAGGGGATAGATATCGTAGACCTGAGTATTGGAGAACCTGATTTTGACACACCGGAACATATCCGGGAAGCCGCCAAAAAGGCCATTGATGAAGGGTTTACGCACTATACACCTGTAGCCGGTTATGCCGAAGTACGACAAGCCGTGGTGCACAAACTGAAACGTGATAACGGGCTTGACTATACGCCGGAGCAGATTGTTGTTACCACCGGTGCCAAACAAAGCCTGGCCAACGCTGTACTGAGCATTGTGAATCCCGGTGATGAGGTAATTATCCCAACGCCTTACTGGGTGACCTATTCCGAGCAGGTAGCCCTGTGCCAGGGTGTGGTTGTATTTGTGCCCTGCAGTATTGAGAACAATTACAAAATCACGCCGGAACAACTGGAAGCGGCCATCACGCCTAAATCCAGGCTGTTTATGTTCTCCTCCCCCTGCAACCCTACCGGTTCTGTATATTCAAAAGAAGAACTGGAAGGACTGGCAGCCGTATTTGCCAGACATCCGCAGATCTTTATCATCTCCGATGAGATTTATGAATATATCAACTACGTTGGCAAACATGAAAGTATTGCACAGTTCGGCGACCTGAAAAACCGTACTATCGTCATCAATGGCCTCAGTAAAGGTTTTGCCATGACCGGCTGGCGTCTTGGCTATCTGGCTGCTCCCCTGGAAATAGCCAAAGCCTGTGATAAAATACAGGCCCAGTTTACTTCCGCCACCTGCTCTATTACACAGCGTGCCGCCATCACCGCCCTTACCGGTGACCTGAGCACCGCAGAAGCCATGGTAGCTGAATTCAAAAAACGACGCGCCTTCATACATGAAGCACTGAAAAATATCCCGGGCATGAAAGTGAATGACCCCGAAGGAGCCTTCTACATGTTCCCTGATATCAGTGCCTTCTTCAATAAATCTTATGAAGATACCCATATCAAAAATGCAGATGACCTCTGCATGTACCTCCTGCACAAAGCAAATGTGTCTGTGGTGACTGGTTCCGCTTTCCAGCAGCCGGACTGCATTCGCCTCTCCTATGCCACCACCATGGCTAACCTGGAGAAAGGCGCTGCCAGGATAAAAGAATGGTTGGGCAAATTGAAATAATTACGGATTACGAATTACGGATTGAGTGAATCATTGCCACTTCAATTCGTAATTCGTAATCATAACAAATTTATTTTATATACATTTGCGCTTCAAAACGTTCCGATAAGATGAATTCCCAACAGCTGTTGTATCTGGCACTTGCCATCGGCGCCTGCGCCGTTGTATACATGACCGTCCGTGATTTGTTCAAGAAAAAAAAGGAAGCACCTGCAGAAGACAAACCTTCTCCTGTGAACCAGGCCGTGTTACCACTTCAATTACAGGCCTATGAAAGACTTGCGCTGTATGTAGACCGTATCACGCCACAAAGCCTGATAGGACGCATCTATCAGCCAGGCATCAGCGCCGTGGACATGCAGATATCCATGGTACAGAGCATCAAAACGGAATATGAACACAATATCACCCAGCAGATCTATGTATCAACCATGACCTGGGAAGCTGTAAAAACGCTGAAAGAACAAACCATCTCCGTTATCAATCAGGTAGCGATTCAGTTGCCACCCGATGCACCCGCGCTGGAGCTCAACCGCCAGCTGCTGGAAGTGTTTATGCAGGCCGGCGAATCTCCAGCAGAGCTGACTGCCCAGATCATCAATTCAGAAGCCAAGAAACTGATGAGATAATTATTTTACGCTGATCACTTCGTTCAGCAGGTATCCTTTTCCATTAAACAACATGTATAAAGGCGGGGCCTGATACCAGGGCACGCCTGCTTTTTTTTCGTGCGCCTGTATATGCAGATGTGGTTCGGTACTGAAGCCGGAATTGCCCACACAGCCCAGTGCCTGTCCCTGTTTTACATGCTGTCCTTCATGCACTACCACGCTGTTGCGTTTGAGATGTCCGGCAAAAAAATAACAGTCGGCTCCTTCCAGCAATACCTGGTTGGTGTTTTTAGGTCCCCTGTCCATTGCGGGCGGGATATTGTCGGGGTTATCACCATAGGCTCTCCTGACGATGCCATCACAGGGAGCATATACGGTATCGTTGAAAATCCAGTAATCACTGAGTTTGCGGGAAAAGACACCGGCCCCGCGGGTACCACGGTCATCAATCTTTACGATATCCATCGCATATATTGCGCCACGCAGGCTGAAATGGAAGACATTGGTGGGGAGTCCTTTTCCGCCCTGCAGCACAAAATACCGTCCTGATTTAAGCGGGAAAGCCAGATTGACCGTATGCGGTGTGCCAGTAGTACCGGTGAAATAAAGCGCTGTTATCATCAGTAATAATCCTGACAACAGGAGGTTAGCGTTTCTCTTCCATACGGGCAGTAGAGGACTGGTATCTTTTTTTCTGCCGAAAGGCAGCATGATCAGCATCACCATCAGTAACACACCAAAAACATATTTGGTATAGACAGACAGGTATATCCAGGTACCATAGAGGTAAAGGAAAATTCCCAGCGACAGGCCCAGCAAAAGGATAGTATAGGAGCGGGCCAGCGGGCGATGACCTGCGCGATAAAGCAGATACAAGCTAAACAAGGCCAGCGCCAAAGTAATACATAATAAAGACCAGATGATCATAACAGGGCCAAACTTTACTGCAAATTATCAATATTTTTCCCGACGGCGAAGTACCATAATATTTATGTAACATTGCAACGCTAGTTCAATAACCATGGAAAAGATCATTCAAACCGACTCCGGCATCAGGATCGCACCGCTGTATACGCAGCCTGTGGCGATGGATGAGCTGCCTGGCGTCTTCCCCTTTACCCGCGGTATTCATGCCACGATGTACAGGGACAAACTATGGACCATGCGGCAATATGCCGGTTTCAGCACGGCGGAAGAGTCCAACAAAAGATACCACTATCTCCTGAGCCAGGGCGTGATGGGCCTCAGCGTGGCTTTTGACCTCCCCACCCAGATAGGCTATGATTCAGACCATGCCATGTCTGAAGGAGAAGTTGGCAAAGTAGGTGTAGCTATCGATTCGCTGGATGATATGGAAATTCTTTTCAAAGGTATTTCCCTGGAACAGATCTCTACTTCCATGACCATTAATGCCACTGGTTTTATACTGCTGGCATTCTATATCGCCCTTGCCAAAAAACAGGGTGCTGACCTGAAAAAGATCTCGGGTACCATACAAAACGATATCCTGAAAGAATACGCGGCCAGAGGCACTTTCATCTATCCTCCCAAACCTTCCATGCGCATCATCACCGATATCTTCGACTTTTGCAGCCGGGAAGTACCTAAGTGGAACACTATTTCCATTTCAGGATATCATATCCGTGAGGCAGGTGCCAATGCCGTACAGGAACTGGCTTTCACACTTTCTAACGGTAAAGCCTATCTGAAAGCAGCGCTGGAAAAAGGACTTGATATCAATGTATTTGCCAAACGTCTTTCTTTCTTTTTCAACGCACACAACCACCTCTTTGAAGAAGTGGCCAAGTTCCGTGCTGCCCGCCGTATGTGGGCCAACATCACCCGGGAACTGGGCGCTACCGACCCGAAAGCACAGATGCTGCGTTTTCACACACAGACAGGTGGCAGTACCCTGACAGCCCAACAGCCACATAACAATATTGTACGTGTGGCGGTTCAAACACTGGCAGCTACTATGGGCGGTACCCAGTCACTCCATACCAACGGATTCGATGAAGCCCTCTCTCTCCCTACAGAGGAGGCTGCCCGTATCGCCCTGCGTACTCAGCAGATCATCGGTTATGAAAGTGGTGTGGCCGACACTGTAGACCCACTGGCAGGCTCTTACTATGTAGAAGCACTGACCAATGAAGTAGAAAACAAAGCCTGGGAGCTGATCCACAAAATAGATGCGATGGGTGGCGCTGTCAGCGCGATAGAACAAGGTTTCATACAGGATGAAATCGCGCGAAGCGCCTATAAATATCAGCAGGAAGTGGAAAACAATGAAAAAATCATTGTTGGTGTCAACAAGTTTGTTGTGGAAAACAATCAACCGCCGGAAGTATTCCGGATTGATGACAGCATACGCCAGATGCAGTCTGACCGGCTGAAAGCCCTGCGTGCACGCCGCGATAACCAGGTCGCAGAACAATGCCTGCAGCGCATCAGCGCGGCAGCACAGACCACCGAAAACCTGATGCCGCTGGTCATCGATGCAGTGGAAAACTATTGCACACTGGGTGAAATAGCAGATGCCCTCCGTCATGTTTGGGGTGAATACAATGCTTAAACAATGACGAATTGTTAATTACGGGTTACGGATGAATAATTTATCTCTTAATTCATAATTCCTGATTGACAATTCGTCATTGAATTATATATTTTTGAGTCTAAAAAAATTTGAACTTGATCTATTACAATAGCTGTCCGCTTTGTGGTTCCTCACAAATACACGAAGCACTCTCCGCTAAAGACTATACTGTATCTAAAGAAACATTTCCCATATTTCATTGCGGAGGCTGTGGCGGCCGTTTTACTCAGCATGTGCCGGACAACGCCAACATAGGCCGGTATTATCAATCTGAAGAATACATCTCCCATTCTGAAACCAAACAAGGACTGATCAATCGCCTCTATCACAGTGTCCGTAAAATCACGCTGCGTTCCAAGCAAAACTGGGTACGTTCTGCAGCCCGCATCAAACAGGGCAACCTGCTGGACATTGGCTGTGGTACCGGCGCTTTCCTTCATTATATGCAGACAGGCGGCTGGACCATTACCGGCCTCGAACCGGATGAAAATGCCCGCCGTAATGCACAGACACTCTACAACATCAAGCCGCTTCCCATCGATCAGCTTTTCACACTGCCGGAGAAACAATACGATGCCATCACCATGTGGCATGTGCTCGAACATGTTCATGAGCTGCACCGTTACCTGGATCGTATCCGTCAGCTGCTGAAACCCGGAGGAGCCCTGCTGATAGCTGTTCCCAACTACACCTCCTCAGACGCATCACATTATGGTGAATACTGGGCTGCCTATGATGTGCCCCGCCATCTGTACCATTTCTCACCCGATTCCATGGCACAGCTGCTAGCCCAGCACAACATCAAACTGATCAAAAAACACCCGATGGTATTTGACGGTTTTTATGTGAGTCTGCTTAGTGAAAAATATAAAACCGGTAAAAGCCGCCTCTTTGCCGGCTTCTTCCACGGTTTCAGGTCTTACCGGAAGGGACTGAAAAATGTGGATAGATGTAGTTCGATAGTATACGAATGTAACGTTGATTAATGCTGATGATGCTGATGCTCCTGATAAGCGAAGGTTTTATTTAGTGATTAGAACGAATAAAGCGAAGGGCCCATGAATCAAAGTTCATGGGCCCTTCGCTTTTATCTCCATTTATCAGGAGCATCAGTTACATCACATTAATCACGGTACTAGTTTCATTTCATCTACCAGTCTGGTGCAACCGGCAAATTTGTCTACAATAAACAGCACGTAGCGGATATCCACCATGATATTACGGCAGATAGACGGGTCGTAGTTGATGTCGCTCATGGTGCCTTCCCAGGTACGGTCGAAGTTGAGGCCGATCAGATGACCATTGGCATCGAGGGCCGGGCTACCGGAGTTACCGCCGGTGGTATGGTTGCTGGCAATAAAACATACCGGCATTCTACCATTAACGCCATAACGGCCATAGTCCTTGTTTTTGTACAGGTCTCTGAGTTTGGCCGGCACATCAAATTCATAATCGCCGGGCACGTATTTTTCCATTACACCATCGAGGTAAGTATAAAAATCATAGTGGATGGCATCGCGGGGGCTGTAGCCGTCTACTTTACCGTAGGTAACACGCAGCGTGCTGTTCGCATCCGGATAGAAACGTTTTTTACTGCCCATTACGTCCATCTGCGATTGCATGTAAGTACGCTGAAGGCGGTTGATGTTGCTCTGCAGATCGCTGAGAGGTCTGCTGACATTGTCTACAAAACCTTTGCGTAATGCCATGGCCATACGGGTGGCCGGATCTTTCCACATCTGCGCCACAACAGCATTATATGGTTGCTGCACAAAAGCCTTGAGTTTATCCAGGGAGGTAAGACCAGACAGGTTAAATATTTTATCAGCCAGGGCGCGGCCGTCGTTGTTGCTTTCAGCGGAGAGCTGAGCATATTCTGCGCCAGCGTATTGTTTGGGAACGCCTTTGCCATACAGTTCCAGCAGGCTGGCACATACATCGTGGTCTACCTTGGCATTGTAGTTCTTATAAAATGACTGCATAGACTCCAGGAACTGCTGACGCAGTGATTCATATTGCCCCTCTCCTTTTTCGCGTACATCGGCGAGGAAGTCTATCAGGCGGTCAGCTGCTGTGAAGATCTCTGCATTTTTTACCAGTTCGCTGTAATAATCACGTGTCTGGGCGTAAGGCTGTATCTGGCGGTACAGTGCATTGAGGGTGTCCAGTACACCGGCATATTGTTGTTTGAGTGTAGCATTGCTATTAAGCAGCTGGCGGTAGGTAGCTTCGTACTGTTGTTTTTTGCTGATGCCATTGCTTTGTTTGATGCCCAGCATCTCCCCCTGCCATTTTTTCCAGGCATTGGCGGTAGAAGCGTATTTGGCTGCGTATTGAATTTTGATCTGTTCGTCTTTACGCATATAGCCGTCCATGATTTTAAGGGCGGCATCACGCATTTCCACTTTGGCAGCATCCAGCACCTGTACGGTCTGTTTTACGGCTTCAGAAGGCAGGTATTCAGAAGTGCGGCCAGGGAAGCCCAGTACCATGGTAAAATCGTTGGGTTTTACACCTTTCATGGAGATAGGCAGGAAGTGTTTGGGTGTCAGTGGCACGTTGTCCTGAGAATAAGGAGCAGGACGGCCATCTTTGCCGGCATACACGCGGAACATGGAGAAATCGCCGGTATGACGGGGCCATACCCAGTTGTCGGTATCAGAGCCGAACTTACCGATGGAAGAAGGGGGAGCACCCACCAGGCGTACATCGCGATAGGTTTCGGTGACAAAGAGGAAATACTGGTTGCCTTCAAAGAAGGGTTTCACCATTGTTTCCTGCCAGGATTCCTTTTTGGTATTCTGTCTGATTTCGTTGATACGTTTATCGATGGCCGACTGACGCTCCCGCTCACTCATGCCGGGTTTTACGTCCTGCAGAGCGGCTTTGGTAATATCATCGATCCGGACGATAAAAGAGACAAAAAGACCAGGGTTAGGCAGTTCCTCAGTGGCTGTTTTGGCCCAGAAACCATTTTCCAGGAAATTATTCTGGAGGGAAGAATGCTTTTGGATAGCATCATAGCCGCAGTGGTGGTTAGTGAGCAGCAATCCCTGGGAAGAGATTACTTCTGCGGTACAGAAGCCACCAAAGCTAACGATAGCGTCTTTGAGGCTTCCCTTGTTGATGTTGTAGATATCCGAGGCATTGATTTTCATCCCCATTCCCTTCATCTCTTTCTCATTAAGGCCGGACAGCAGTTGAGGCAACCACATTCCTTCAGTGGCATAAGTCAGCTGGGAAAGCAGCAGGAGTGCTGCCATCACAAGCGGCTTCACGATTCGTTGCAACATATCTGATATTCTTTTTATAAAACCGGCAATTTACTACAATTCAGGGAGGGCAGAAAAGATAAACCTGTGTTTCTGATCATTCATCGATATAAAGCTGCTATTGACAGAGATCTGGTAGGCCATACAATGGATTTGACGCAAATTCATGTCAATTTCAGAATATCTGTTGAGCATGCTCCGGTCCAAAGTGATGATCATAATGTTGCATATAACCGGCTGGGCTATATGTATGAGCTTTCCGCTGCTCTTTATCAGGGGGCAGGCCTGGTATAACCAGGTGCTGGCGGTGCTGTTGTCTGTTGTGTTGAGCCTTGCCATCGAACTCACCTGCCGGCGATGGCGGTCATCTGAGCATGCCTTACATCTCAAAGCCGGGAAAGCGGCGGCAGAGCTGTCATTTCTCAAATCACAGCTACATCCGCACTTTCTGTTTAATACACTCAACAACATTTATTCACTGGCCATATTACAGCATGAATATACCGCACCCAGCATCCTGAAGCTGTCTAATATGATGCGGTATGCCACTACAGACACGCATCGTGACTTTGTGTTACTGCAGCGGGAAATAGAGTGCATACACGATTATATAGACCTGCAGCAGCTGAGGCTTACCGCCCGTACGCGGGTGAAGCTTTCCGTTTCCGGTAATCCGGGGTTTAAATGTATTGCTCCGATGCTGTTGTTGCCTTTTCTGGAAAATGCTTTCCGGAATGGTGTCAGCAGTCAGGAGCCTTCTGATATTGTGATACAGCTTCAGACTACAGACCAGGGCATCCATTTTTATTGCAGTAACAAACTTTTTTCGCAGGAGGTATCATCCAACGAAACAGCCGAAGATATCAGTCATACACGGGAACGGTTGCAGCAGCTGTATCCGCAGCGGCATCTGTTGCATACAGCAGCAGACAACGGAATATACACGGTGAAACTGGACCTTTATATTTAGACTGTGGGCAAGATGTGCGAATAAATAACACAGTGCAGTAAAGTTGGCAAATACAGGCAAGCAGCGAAAGCAAAAGAGCAAAGCGCAGCAAAAAAAAGTTTTTTGCGCGCAATGCTCTCTTTGCTCATATATCGAGAAAACCTTAGTGGTACAGATAATTTAAGGCAATGATATCATTGGCATTAAATGTACGGTTGCCACCGTTGGAGCAGGCCAGCATCCAGGAATTGGCGTCCGGGCCGGAAGGTGTGCCGGGAATCTGTACAGCGCCTACAGTTGAACTACCTTCGTTTACAGCAGAACCGCCGCAGCTGTAAGAACGGTCCATGTAATCAGTATGACGCATACCGATACAGTGACCAATTTCATGCTGGATTACAGAACCCACATACAGCACGTTGGGGTTGGAACCATAGGCAGCAGCGTTAGTATTCATTTTAACGGTGCCATAAGGATTTCCGGTGCTGGTAGGGAAGCCGGAAGAGCCCAGTGTAATGTAACCACCGCTGGGGCCCTGGTTAAAGCCCTGAATGGTGATGTCAGCAGTACCGCTGGTAATGCGTTGGAAAGTCATGCGCAGGCCCAGCCTGTTGTAACGGGCAATAGCAGTGTCGGCACCAGCAATGAAAGCAGTTCCCAGTTTGGTCACTTTCACGGTGATCACGCGGGGCAGTGCGGTCACCAGTTGGTTGGTGCGGTACTGTTCACTGTTGGCGATGCGAAGTGTAGGAGTACTAACTTTTTCATTCAACTGTTCAGCAGTGAGCAAGATGTCACCTTCTACCAGATAACCATCTTCTGTTTTACGAACGTTGTCGGTGCTAAAGCCATTGGCTTTGATCTGAGCCAGCACCTGATCAGAAACGGGGTTGGGCTGAGATTCCTGTTGTGTGTTGTTTTTGTTACAGGAAGAAATCATTACACCTGCGGCCAGACAGGTAATTACGGCGAGGATTTGTTTTTTCATCAGTTCGGATTTTGGTATAAAAAGAAAAAAATATTCCCTGGCTGGTTGTTACGTAACAGCCAACGTTCAAGATACTTTCATAATGATGACTACAGTGCTCATCTGTAGACGCAATGCAACTGACAACAGGGCAATGCTACCGACAAACAACAAGTTGCATGGCGTTACATATCCAGGAAAAAGCGGGCTTTCAGTGCTCTTCTTTTAGCAGACATATTACAGCTGAGGTACGTGTTAACAATACCGGCATGCAAATTTTAATGATTGACTATGATTCAGTAATTCCGGCGGACCCGGCGACTCAGACTTGCTCTTCAGTTAACCAATGGTAATTGGCCTCTCGTATGGTTTTCTTAGATTTCGTTGCTCGTTTTCAGTTAATTTATCGTGCTACCAATATTACAACTTTCGTTTTAACTTAAAAAAAATTTTTTGTGTGTTGTGCATAAAAAATTGTGTTGATAGATTTATTGCAGTAGCTTTAATTAACATCGTAATCATCTGTCGCCGCTAACCTGCATGAAAAAGATCATTACCAAAGTCTTGCCAATACTGGCACTACTGCTATCCCGCCATCAACCCGCCGCCGCCCAGCTAAGAGTGGCGGAAACAACGATACTACAACGATATGCCCTTGATACCTTGACAGCACTCCCAACAAAGGTCCCACTGCTGGTAAAATTTATCAAGGTCCCTGACGAAAAAACCCTGGCACGCTGTGGCGTTATCAAAGCTTTATCCAGCCAGCATTATATTGTACAGACACTTCCGTCGGACAGCGCCCTGCTTAAAAAGGTGCAGTACAGCTATATCGCAGGGCCTAACCGGAAAGCTACCGATGCACTGCTGGCAAAGCTGGAATCATTGCGGGCCACAGACAGTATTACGGTACAGTTGTCTTACACTGGCGAACATTTTACCTCCCCCCTCACAACAGTAGTCCGTATCATTGCTACCTACCGGGTGGCGGTCGTAAAGGTGAGCAAAAAGGACTGGCCGGCGCTAATCGGTCGCACCGATATTATTGCGGCGGATATCATACGACAACCGGCTCCTGAAATCATCATCAATACCATCAACCCTTATATAAACCGTATTAACGTAGCGCAGCAACAGTTTCCGCAGGTACGCGGAAAAAGTATAACCGTTTCCGTTAAAGAAGATTTATTTGATACTACTGATATTGACCTTGTGGGGAGATATGTACTGTCTGCCGGCAGCTCCGATATTAACAGTCCGCATGCCACCATTATGTCCACACTGATTGCCGGTGCGGGCAACAGCGGTATCAACGCGCTGGGCGTGGCACCCGCTGCCAGACTAAGCTCTGTTGGCTTCGGTATGCTTTACCCCGACGACAATACCTATTACCGGCAATTCGGGATCACGGTGCAGAACCATTCGTATGGCTCGGATACCAGTAACCGTTATGGGGCGGAGGCTGCAGCCTATGATCAGCATATACTGGAAGCTGATACATTGGTACATGTATTTTCCGCCGGCAATGCCGGTGCCTCTGCAGCCAGAGATGGCCGCTACCAGGGACTTCCCGCTTATGCTAATCTCACGGGCAACTACAAACACGCCAAAAATGTGATCGTGGTAGGTGGCACAGACGCCAACTTCCAGGTAAGCGCATTGTCTTCCAGAGGGCCGGCCTACGACGGACGTATCAAACCGGAGGTAGTGGCCTATGGCCAGGACGGAACTTCCGGTGCCGCAGCTCTTACCAGCGGCATCGTTACCCTGTTGCAGGATGCCTACCGTCAGCAGCATGGGGTAGCCCCCTCATCTGCCCTCATCAAAGCCCTGATGATCAACAGTGCCGTATTACCCGCAGGTATACGGCCCGCCTATACACATGGATATGGCAGTCTCCATGCAGCAGGCGCGCTGGCTACCCTCACTGCCGGACATTACCGGCAAGGAATGGTCACCACCAACAGCGATGCTACTTTCGACATACAAGTTCCTCCCGGTCTGCAGCAGGTAAAGATCACCCTCTACTGGAATGATCTCCCCGCCGCCCCCGACGCACCGAAGGCACTCATCAACGATCTGGACATGCAAGTTGTTACCGCAGATAACAAAAGCTGGCTTCCCTGGGTACTCAATACCTTTCCTTCCCTTGACAGTCTGAAAAAGCCTGCCCAGCGAGGTATCGACAGCCTCAATAACACTGAACAGATCAGCATCGACCAGCCGGCGGCCGGTAATCTGCATATCAGCATCACTAAACGCAAACTGGCTACTATCAATCAATCCTTCTATATCGTATACAGCTTCGAGACACAGCCTTCTTTCGCCTGGCAGAACCCCGTGGCCGGCGCTATTCTGCCCGCAGGGCAACAAACACCCCTGCAATGGGAAACAACGTATAGTGGTAACGGTGCCCTCTCCTTCAGTACTGACAACGGCGCCACCTGGAATACCATCGCACCGCAGGTGCCGCTACAACAGCCCTGGAACTGGGTGGTACCACAACTCTTCAGCCAGGTGTTACTCAAACTAACGTTAACGGATACTTCATTTGTAAGTCCTCCCTGTTATATTTCGCCACAGCTCACGCTGAGCACCGGCTTTAACTGCAGCGATACTGCCCAGTTGTACTGGAATACCCTGCCTTCCGCCACCGGATATCAGGTGTATATCTACAATCAGGGTACCATGAAACCTTATCAGCTGGTGAAAGACAGCTTTATTTTTATTCCGAAACGAACCGTTTCCTCGGTGTATTATGCGGTGAGTCCTGTTGCACCGGCAGGCTGGGAAGGTGCGCGGAGCTATGCCGTGGATTATACCCGACAGGGAGTGGGTTGTTATGTACAAACATTACTGGCCGACAAAACGATTGATAACCAGGTATGGTTGTCTTTATCCCTGGGCTCCACCTATCTGTTAAAAAATATTTACTGGGAAAGGTATTCGCTGACCGGCTGGACGCGGCTGGGTACACAGCTTGTGAGTAACGCCACCAATTATAATTTTATGGACAGCCATCCTTATGAAGGTATAGTACAATATCGGGCGGCCCTGGAAACTGTTGATGGCAGGATATTCTATTCGGATGTGGCAGCGGTGAACATCCTATTGCAGCATGATATACTGGTGTTTCCCAACCCGGTTATCAGCCAGTTGTATATACTGGATGCCCAACAACGCAACAAGCAGCTGGTGCTGATTGATATGAGCGGACGGACCG belongs to Chitinophaga sp. HK235 and includes:
- a CDS encoding S46 family peptidase, coding for MLQRIVKPLVMAALLLLSQLTYATEGMWLPQLLSGLNEKEMKGMGMKINASDIYNINKGSLKDAIVSFGGFCTAEVISSQGLLLTNHHCGYDAIQKHSSLQNNFLENGFWAKTATEELPNPGLFVSFIVRIDDITKAALQDVKPGMSERERQSAIDKRINEIRQNTKKESWQETMVKPFFEGNQYFLFVTETYRDVRLVGAPPSSIGKFGSDTDNWVWPRHTGDFSMFRVYAGKDGRPAPYSQDNVPLTPKHFLPISMKGVKPNDFTMVLGFPGRTSEYLPSEAVKQTVQVLDAAKVEMRDAALKIMDGYMRKDEQIKIQYAAKYASTANAWKKWQGEMLGIKQSNGISKKQQYEATYRQLLNSNATLKQQYAGVLDTLNALYRQIQPYAQTRDYYSELVKNAEIFTAADRLIDFLADVREKGEGQYESLRQQFLESMQSFYKNYNAKVDHDVCASLLELYGKGVPKQYAGAEYAQLSAESNNDGRALADKIFNLSGLTSLDKLKAFVQQPYNAVVAQMWKDPATRMAMALRKGFVDNVSRPLSDLQSNINRLQRTYMQSQMDVMGSKKRFYPDANSTLRVTYGKVDGYSPRDAIHYDFYTYLDGVMEKYVPGDYEFDVPAKLRDLYKNKDYGRYGVNGRMPVCFIASNHTTGGNSGSPALDANGHLIGLNFDRTWEGTMSDINYDPSICRNIMVDIRYVLFIVDKFAGCTRLVDEMKLVP
- a CDS encoding sensor histidine kinase; amino-acid sequence: MSISEYLLSMLRSKVMIIMLHITGWAICMSFPLLFIRGQAWYNQVLAVLLSVVLSLAIELTCRRWRSSEHALHLKAGKAAAELSFLKSQLHPHFLFNTLNNIYSLAILQHEYTAPSILKLSNMMRYATTDTHRDFVLLQREIECIHDYIDLQQLRLTARTRVKLSVSGNPGFKCIAPMLLLPFLENAFRNGVSSQEPSDIVIQLQTTDQGIHFYCSNKLFSQEVSSNETAEDISHTRERLQQLYPQRHLLHTAADNGIYTVKLDLYI
- a CDS encoding M57 family metalloprotease, with the translated sequence MKKQILAVITCLAAGVMISSCNKNNTQQESQPNPVSDQVLAQIKANGFSTDNVRKTEDGYLVEGDILLTAEQLNEKVSTPTLRIANSEQYRTNQLVTALPRVITVKVTKLGTAFIAGADTAIARYNRLGLRMTFQRITSGTADITIQGFNQGPSGGYITLGSSGFPTSTGNPYGTVKMNTNAAAYGSNPNVLYVGSVIQHEIGHCIGMRHTDYMDRSYSCGGSAVNEGSSTVGAVQIPGTPSGPDANSWMLACSNGGNRTFNANDIIALNYLYH
- a CDS encoding S8 family peptidase, giving the protein MKKIITKVLPILALLLSRHQPAAAQLRVAETTILQRYALDTLTALPTKVPLLVKFIKVPDEKTLARCGVIKALSSQHYIVQTLPSDSALLKKVQYSYIAGPNRKATDALLAKLESLRATDSITVQLSYTGEHFTSPLTTVVRIIATYRVAVVKVSKKDWPALIGRTDIIAADIIRQPAPEIIINTINPYINRINVAQQQFPQVRGKSITVSVKEDLFDTTDIDLVGRYVLSAGSSDINSPHATIMSTLIAGAGNSGINALGVAPAARLSSVGFGMLYPDDNTYYRQFGITVQNHSYGSDTSNRYGAEAAAYDQHILEADTLVHVFSAGNAGASAARDGRYQGLPAYANLTGNYKHAKNVIVVGGTDANFQVSALSSRGPAYDGRIKPEVVAYGQDGTSGAAALTSGIVTLLQDAYRQQHGVAPSSALIKALMINSAVLPAGIRPAYTHGYGSLHAAGALATLTAGHYRQGMVTTNSDATFDIQVPPGLQQVKITLYWNDLPAAPDAPKALINDLDMQVVTADNKSWLPWVLNTFPSLDSLKKPAQRGIDSLNNTEQISIDQPAAGNLHISITKRKLATINQSFYIVYSFETQPSFAWQNPVAGAILPAGQQTPLQWETTYSGNGALSFSTDNGATWNTIAPQVPLQQPWNWVVPQLFSQVLLKLTLTDTSFVSPPCYISPQLTLSTGFNCSDTAQLYWNTLPSATGYQVYIYNQGTMKPYQLVKDSFIFIPKRTVSSVYYAVSPVAPAGWEGARSYAVDYTRQGVGCYVQTLLADKTIDNQVWLSLSLGSTYLLKNIYWERYSLTGWTRLGTQLVSNATNYNFMDSHPYEGIVQYRAALETVDGRIFYSDVAAVNILLQHDILVFPNPVISQLYILDAQQRNKQLVLIDMSGRTVMRRILNGMQETISMDQLPPGVYHCSIFLGNQRIYSGKIVKQ